From Pseudomonas sp. stari2, a single genomic window includes:
- a CDS encoding dTMP kinase has translation MNRPLFVSLDGPKGTGKTTLLEAVTAVLRADNKKVIRLCERKSDPGRGATMALVNELARNHSRDLEWAVCQRFADSRRWISRHVLTEQPPGSIILIDRWYPSDAAFRQTVPFAEILQLNIERNVRVPDLHVGVVTAPDISWARAKARSRGLGGTVIQKHAEHVACTEMFEQAAFDHGWVLCRNEGTIEDATMQVVTEIRKLFG, from the coding sequence ATGAATCGTCCGCTGTTTGTTTCTCTGGATGGGCCAAAAGGAACCGGCAAAACCACATTACTGGAAGCGGTGACGGCAGTACTGAGGGCCGACAACAAGAAAGTCATCCGGCTTTGCGAGAGAAAAAGCGATCCGGGCCGGGGTGCCACCATGGCCCTCGTCAACGAACTCGCCAGAAATCACTCCCGGGATCTGGAGTGGGCGGTTTGTCAGCGCTTTGCAGATAGCCGTCGTTGGATCTCCCGGCACGTGCTGACGGAACAACCGCCGGGCAGCATTATCTTGATTGATCGCTGGTATCCGTCTGACGCCGCGTTTCGTCAGACCGTCCCGTTTGCGGAGATTCTCCAGTTGAATATCGAACGTAATGTGCGGGTGCCTGACCTGCATGTTGGCGTCGTCACCGCGCCGGATATTTCATGGGCCAGGGCAAAGGCACGGTCCAGAGGACTGGGCGGTACGGTGATCCAGAAGCACGCTGAACATGTCGCGTGTACGGAGATGTTCGAGCAAGCGGCTTTCGATCACGGCTGGGTTTTATGCCGAAATGAAGGCACGATCGAAGACGCAACGATGCAGGTGGTTACCGAGATCCGTAAATTGTTTGGCTGA